CGAAATCAAAAATCTGATTGACTTAATCCTGAAAACTTATAAAGTATTCGATTTTGAGGATATCGCCATCGGCCTGTCCACACGGCCCGAAAAAAGTATCGGCAGTGACGAGATATGGCAGAAGGCTGAATCCGCTCTGGCAGCAGCCCTGAACAGCCTTAGCGTGAAGTTTTCCATCAATGAGGGCGATGGCGCCTTCTACGGTCCCAAGATCGACTTCCAGGTTCGCGATGCCATCCGCCGCTCCTGGCAGCTGGCAACCGTGCAACTGGACTTCTCCATGCCCCAGCGCTTTGGCGCCAGTTACGTGGATGAGCAGGGACAGCGCCAGGCACCGGTTATGATTCACCGCGCCGTGCTGGGCTCCATTGAAAGGTTCATGGGCCTTTATCTGGAGCATACTGCGGGAGCCCTGCCTTTCTGGCTGGCACCGGTGCAGTGCAGTATCATTCCCGTGAATGATGAACTGCTGCCCTTCTGTCAGCAGCTGCGCCAGATTCTCACCCGTCTTGGCTATCGAGTGGAAGTGGATGCGTCCAGTGAGTCCATGGGCAAGAAGATTCGACGCAGCCAGACCCAGAAGCACCCCTACACCCTGGTGGTGGGAAAAAAGGAACTGGAAGAGCGAATCTTCGCGGTGCGCGCCTACGGGCACAAGGATACCTTTGCCAGCAGCTGGGAAGAACTGCTGGAGCGATTTCACCAGGAGAACAACCGGGCCCGTCTGGCGATGGGCTACCATGTGGCACCAGCCCACATCATCGGTTTCCCCTAACAGCTTGCTGAAATACCTCAAAAGACGCAGGCAATTGAAAAATGCTCAGGTGCAAGGCGCTCGCGGAGCAAGGAATGAAGCGTACTCCCCGTACGTTGCAGTGACGCGCGACGGCGAGCAACACCGCAGATGAGGGTTTTTCAGCAGCCTGCTAACGTGGCATACGCCTTCGGGCTTTGCAATATATCAGGATCGGCTCACCCACAACATCACAGGAGGTTTACGTATTAGCAAGGATCAGCGTCCAAAGATCAACGAGGAAATCAGAGCCACGGAAATGCGTGTTGTTCTGGACTCAGGCGAAATGCTGGGTGTCCTCACCCGAGAAGAAGCGCTAGAAGCGGCGCACAACAGGGGCCTTGACTTGGTCGAAGTCGCCCCGGCCGCAAAGCCACCGGTCTGCAAGATCATGGATTTTGGCAAATTTGCCTATGAGCAGTCCAAAAAGCAGAAGGAAGCCAAAAAGAATCAGAAGCTCATCGTCATCAAGGAAGTGAAATTTCGCCCCAAGATCGAGGAACATGACTACAACTTCAAGTTGAAGCATGCTCAGCGTTTCCTGGAGGACGGTGCCAAGGTCAAGGTGACCATCATGTACCGTGGCCGCGAAATGGCCCACACCGAGATCGGTCGCGAGATTCTGAACAAAGTGGTTGCCGATATGGAAGGACTGTGCACCGTGGAAGCTCCTCCCAAACTGGAAGGACGCAACATGACCATGATGCTGGCGCCGGTAAAACCCAAATAACGGAGATAAGCATGTACAAACTGAAGACCAAAAGAGCTGCCGCCAAGCGCTTCAAGGCGACTGGCAGTGGCAAAATACGACGAAACCAGGCGTTTATGCGCCATATTTTGACGAAAAAGTCCTCCAAGCGCAAATCTCAGCTCAAGAATCCCGCACTGGTTGCTGCCGTTGACGTCCCCAACGTCAAGCGCATGATCCCGTACGCGTAAGAAAGAGGTGAACACATGCGTGTAAAAGGTGGATTCGTCACACGACGTCGTCATAAAAAAGTTCTCAAACAAACCAAAGGTTACCGCGGCGGCCGCAGTAATCTCTTCCGTATGGCCAATACCACACTGGTACGGGCCCTGAATTTCGCTTTCCGCGACCGCAAGGTGCGCAAGCGCGAATTCCGCCGTCTGTGGATCATCCGCATCAACGCGGCTGTTCGTCCCCACGGCCTTTCCTACAGCCGATTTATGCACGGTCTGAAACAGGCACAGGTTCATCTTGACAGGAAAGTCCTTGCCGACATGGCCGTCAACAGCCCCTCCTCATTTGAAGCTGTGGTAGGAAAAGCCAAAGGGGCTTTGTCCTGATCGCAACTTCGTGAACGTTGTGAGGTTTTGAAAGTCCATTCCTGATACCAAGACGAGATGAAGAGCCTGTGCCTGCACCTGTTGCGGGCCAGGCTTTTTTTGTCACTTACAGTACACGCAGGTGATTAATGAGTGAAACAATAGAAGCAAAAAAGAAAGCTGATGCAGCAATTAATGAGGCATTAGAACGATTGTCCATAGTTCCCCGCTTGATAGATGAGTTAAACGCTCCAGTTCGGGATGCATTGAAAAGCTTTGAAAAAATAAATGACATGATTAAAGAGATTGAGGAAGCTCCCGGCACACGTCAGCTGGATGAGTTGCGAATACACTATCTGGGGAAAAAAGGTTTTATTGCGGCTGCTATGCAGCAGCTCAAAGATGTTGCACCTGAGGAGCGGCCTAGCGCTGGCAAGGTGGTCAATGAAGTCAAACAGGCTATAAGTATGGCCCTTGAAGCAAGGGTTCATGCTTGCGCCGAACTGGAGCAGGCCGAAGCCCTGCAGCGCGAGCGGGTGGATGTGAGTCTCCCCGGAATCAGCCCCAACACTCCCGGTGCGCTCCATCCCCTGACACGCGTTATGCATGAAATCATTGCCATCTTCGCCAGCCTGGGCTTTACCGTCAAGGAAGGTCCGGAAATCGAGATGGATTTTTATAACTTTGAGGCCCTGAATATTCCGAAGAACCATCCTGCCCGCGATATGCAGGATACCTTCTATATTTCCGAAGAAATTCTGCTGCGCACCCACACCTCTCCGGTGCAGGTGCGCACCATGCTGAACCAGCAGCCTCCCGTTCGCATCATTGCGCCGGGTAAGGTGTATCGCTGCGACAGCGACATCACCCACACTCCCATGTTCCACCAGGTGGAGGGGCTGCTGATCGACCAAAGCACCACCTTTGCCGATCTCAAGGGTGTGCTGGAGTATTTCTGCAAGGCCATGTTCGGCGAGAATACGGCTGTGCGCTTCCGTCCTTCCTTCTTCCCCTTCACCGAACCCAGTGCCGAAGTGGATATCCAGTGCGTCATGTGCCGGGGCAAGGGCTGCCGCGTCTGTAAGGAGACGGGCTGGCTGGAGATCCTGGGCTGTGGCATGGTGGACCCCAATGTTTTTGAGGCCGTCAAGTACGACCCGGAAGTGTATCAGGGCTTTGCCTTCGGCATGGGTGTAGAGCGCATTACCATGCTCAAGTACGGGATCAATGACCTGCGCCTCTTCTTTGAAAACGATTTGCGTTTTCTGAAGCAGTACCAGTGACAAGGGGATAAACCATGAGAGTAAGTTACAGCTGGCTGAAAGAATATACGGATATTCCACTGGAGCCGCGGGAGCTGGCCGATCGCCTGACCCTGCAGGGTCTGGAAGTGGATGCCATCATCGAATACGGCAACTTCACCCATGTGGTGGTTGGCCAGATTGAATCCATCGAGGGTCACCCCAATGCGGACAAGCTTTCCCTGTGCGTGGTGAACGTTGGCCAGGAACGCAGTCTTTCCATTGTCTGCGGGGCGACCAACATGAAAAGTGGCGACCGCGTGCCCGTTGCCCTGCCGGGGGCTGTCCTGCCCGGTGGCTTTGCCATCAAGGTGAGTAAACTGCGCGGCGTGCAGTCCGAGGGCATGCTGTGTTCCCGCTCTGAACTTGGCTTGGAAGAGCATTCCAGCGGACTCTTTATCCTGCCTGCTGATGCACCCATCGGCACTGAGGTGGCCCGGTATCTGGAACTGCGCGATACGGCTATTGAGATTGGCCTGACCCCAAATCGCTCCGACTGCCTCAGCCATGTGGGTGTGGCGCGGGAGGTCAGCGTCATGACCAACAGTCAGGTGCGCCTGGCGAAGCTGGATCTGCGGGAGGCGGGGAAACCGGCCAGCGAATATGTGCAGGTTGACACCAGCGACTCCGGCGATTGCCCACGCTACATGGCGCGCATTGTAACCGGCGTGCGTATCCAGCCATCGCCCCAGTGGCTGCAGAATCGCCTGGTAGCCTGTGGTATCAGACCCATCAACAATATTGTCGATATTACCAACTACATCATGCTGGGCCTTGGTCACCCGCTGCATGCCTTTGACTATGACAAGCTGGAACGCAAAGAGGTTCTGGTGCGACGCGCCCGCGCCGGTGAAACCATGGTGACCCTGGATGAAGTCACCCGTGAGCTGACGGAGCAGGATATGGTCATTACCGATGGGCAGAAGCCCATTGCCCTGGCCGGAGTTATGGGTGGCCTGCACAGTTCCATCGACAACGGAACCACCACGGTGCTCATCGAGGCCGCAACCTTCGATGGCAGCGTGGTGCGCAAGACGGCCAAGCGGCTGGCACTGCACAGCGAATCCAGCCACCGTTTCGAGCGTGGCGTTGACCCCAATGGCTGCCAGTACGCCATTGACCTGGCAGCCCATCTGATGGCGGAACTGGGAGGCGGAACCATTGCCCCCGGTGCGGTTGATTGCTACAAGGCGGTCAGTATGCCCCGCACACTCCTTCTGCGCCTGCCGCGCATCCGGCAGATTCTTGGTGCCACTATCGGGGTCGAAGAGGTGGTGCAGATTCTGCAAAGGCTGGGCATGACTGTCCTGTCA
This portion of the Desulfurispirillum indicum S5 genome encodes:
- the infC gene encoding translation initiation factor IF-3; translation: MSKDQRPKINEEIRATEMRVVLDSGEMLGVLTREEALEAAHNRGLDLVEVAPAAKPPVCKIMDFGKFAYEQSKKQKEAKKNQKLIVIKEVKFRPKIEEHDYNFKLKHAQRFLEDGAKVKVTIMYRGREMAHTEIGREILNKVVADMEGLCTVEAPPKLEGRNMTMMLAPVKPK
- the pheT gene encoding phenylalanine--tRNA ligase subunit beta; translation: MRVSYSWLKEYTDIPLEPRELADRLTLQGLEVDAIIEYGNFTHVVVGQIESIEGHPNADKLSLCVVNVGQERSLSIVCGATNMKSGDRVPVALPGAVLPGGFAIKVSKLRGVQSEGMLCSRSELGLEEHSSGLFILPADAPIGTEVARYLELRDTAIEIGLTPNRSDCLSHVGVAREVSVMTNSQVRLAKLDLREAGKPASEYVQVDTSDSGDCPRYMARIVTGVRIQPSPQWLQNRLVACGIRPINNIVDITNYIMLGLGHPLHAFDYDKLERKEVLVRRARAGETMVTLDEVTRELTEQDMVITDGQKPIALAGVMGGLHSSIDNGTTTVLIEAATFDGSVVRKTAKRLALHSESSHRFERGVDPNGCQYAIDLAAHLMAELGGGTIAPGAVDCYKAVSMPRTLLLRLPRIRQILGATIGVEEVVQILQRLGMTVLSSQDDVLQVQVPTYTGDIHREVDLIEEIARIYGYANIAPALPAVEALPPQKTREEALLDIKQTLAGRGYFEAINYSFTSASNLEKVLGAGKRVHLLNAISEELAVMRTSLIPSLLMNIKGNLHLGQDSLRLQEISYAVCEGHDGTGEIPPSRLLLSGAVCGEMPKQWWTDSPQPLGIFHVKGDLEFLWNHLGLALEVRPASRPWLHPGISADIVLDGVTIGYLGEIHPQVRQALDLEARVTVFEIEMEPVLNSSLARSWGFSEISRFPSTWRDLAFVVNQAVTTQQVIDAMRGSGALYLENIRLFDVYQLDGERKSLAFHLVFRDASQTLTDVIVDQQIKAIVESVSRKTGGTLR
- the rplT gene encoding 50S ribosomal protein L20 codes for the protein MRVKGGFVTRRRHKKVLKQTKGYRGGRSNLFRMANTTLVRALNFAFRDRKVRKREFRRLWIIRINAAVRPHGLSYSRFMHGLKQAQVHLDRKVLADMAVNSPSSFEAVVGKAKGALS
- the pheS gene encoding phenylalanine--tRNA ligase subunit alpha, with the translated sequence MIKEIEEAPGTRQLDELRIHYLGKKGFIAAAMQQLKDVAPEERPSAGKVVNEVKQAISMALEARVHACAELEQAEALQRERVDVSLPGISPNTPGALHPLTRVMHEIIAIFASLGFTVKEGPEIEMDFYNFEALNIPKNHPARDMQDTFYISEEILLRTHTSPVQVRTMLNQQPPVRIIAPGKVYRCDSDITHTPMFHQVEGLLIDQSTTFADLKGVLEYFCKAMFGENTAVRFRPSFFPFTEPSAEVDIQCVMCRGKGCRVCKETGWLEILGCGMVDPNVFEAVKYDPEVYQGFAFGMGVERITMLKYGINDLRLFFENDLRFLKQYQ
- the rpmI gene encoding 50S ribosomal protein L35 — protein: MYKLKTKRAAAKRFKATGSGKIRRNQAFMRHILTKKSSKRKSQLKNPALVAAVDVPNVKRMIPYA